Proteins encoded in a region of the Sphingomonas jaspsi DSM 18422 genome:
- a CDS encoding replicative DNA helicase, translating into MAEVVRINESGAATPEPQKLPQNIEAEAALLGALMIDNRLVEDVQIRLKPHHFFEPLHGRIYESILRMTDKNMVANPVTLRPLFSDDEAMKEVGGAAYLAQLTGSGAAVIGARDFAQQIYDLALLRALVGVGRDLVEGALDTSEDVAPLSQIEKAESELYRVAEEGGNEGKVKSFGEATRLALEQAEKALNSGGHLSGVTTGLDGVNAKIGGLHKSDLIVLAGRPGMGKTSLATNMAFAAAQRYVRDMEDGIEPSKSAGAPTAFFSLEMSADQLATRILAEQSGISSENLRMGKISQQEFRQLARASGELANLPLYIDDTPGLTIASLRARARRLKRQKGIGFVVVDYLQLLQGTGKGSAGDNRVQEISEISRGLKQLAKELDLPVMALSQLSRAVEQREDKRPQLSDLRESGSIEQDADMVWFVFRGDYYLAAKKPEEDHPDFATWQEEMQRIYGRADLIVAKQRHGATGTVRMRFDARITKFSDAIDSDYLPEMRG; encoded by the coding sequence ATGGCCGAAGTCGTTCGAATCAATGAGTCCGGGGCCGCGACCCCGGAACCGCAGAAGCTCCCGCAGAATATCGAAGCGGAGGCGGCGCTGCTGGGCGCGTTGATGATCGACAACCGGCTGGTCGAAGACGTCCAAATCCGGCTCAAGCCGCACCATTTCTTCGAACCGCTGCATGGCCGGATCTACGAATCCATCCTGCGCATGACCGACAAGAATATGGTCGCCAACCCGGTCACGCTGCGCCCGCTGTTCAGCGATGACGAGGCCATGAAGGAAGTGGGTGGGGCGGCTTATTTGGCCCAGCTGACCGGCTCCGGCGCGGCGGTCATCGGCGCGCGCGATTTCGCCCAGCAGATCTACGACCTGGCGCTGCTCCGTGCGCTCGTGGGCGTCGGCCGCGACCTGGTCGAAGGGGCGCTCGACACGTCGGAGGACGTCGCCCCGCTGTCCCAGATCGAAAAAGCCGAGAGCGAACTGTATCGCGTCGCCGAAGAGGGCGGCAACGAGGGCAAGGTCAAAAGCTTCGGCGAGGCCACCCGTCTCGCGCTCGAACAGGCGGAAAAGGCGCTCAATTCCGGCGGCCATCTGTCGGGCGTCACCACCGGCCTCGACGGCGTCAACGCCAAGATCGGCGGCCTGCACAAAAGCGATCTCATCGTCCTTGCCGGCCGTCCGGGCATGGGCAAGACCTCGCTCGCCACCAACATGGCCTTCGCCGCCGCCCAGCGTTACGTCCGCGACATGGAGGACGGGATCGAACCGTCCAAGTCGGCGGGCGCGCCGACCGCCTTCTTCAGCCTGGAAATGTCGGCCGACCAGCTGGCGACGCGTATCCTGGCCGAACAGTCGGGCATCTCCTCCGAAAATTTGCGCATGGGCAAGATCAGCCAGCAGGAATTCCGCCAGCTCGCCCGCGCCTCGGGCGAACTCGCCAACCTGCCGCTCTACATCGACGATACGCCGGGCCTGACCATCGCCAGCTTGCGCGCCCGCGCGCGGCGGCTGAAGCGGCAGAAGGGCATCGGCTTCGTCGTGGTCGACTATCTCCAGCTGCTGCAGGGCACCGGCAAGGGCAGCGCGGGCGACAACCGCGTGCAGGAAATCTCCGAAATCAGCCGCGGCCTCAAGCAGCTGGCGAAAGAACTCGACCTGCCGGTGATGGCGCTGTCGCAGCTCAGCCGTGCCGTCGAACAGCGCGAGGACAAGAGGCCCCAGCTCAGCGACCTTCGTGAATCGGGCTCGATCGAACAGGACGCCGACATGGTGTGGTTCGTGTTCCGCGGCGACTATTATCTCGCCGCGAAGAAGCCGGAAGAGGACCACCCCGACTTCGCCACCTGGCAGGAAGAGATGCAGCGCATCTACGGCCGCGCCGACCTCATCGTCGCCAAGCAGCGGCACGGGGCCACCGGCACCGTCCGCATGCGCTTCGATGCCCGCATCACCAAGTTCAGCGACGCGATCGACAGCGATTATCTGCCGGAGATGCGCGGCTAG